In the Gemmatimonadota bacterium genome, one interval contains:
- a CDS encoding HD domain-containing protein has translation MTTPRHTPVGGLVRSSGRTPAGGARAQVPLSDLTGDTYIRRAGRQLIVSIYGAMRVIRLYPPENEAVRNALSDLAQSAQDLLEREHEVELRASNEFIFVNSTRLRLDLDNYASFSQILSVLRAVGVGSVRLSDTAQARDWLVFLSLLLSQSKAGDDVTAFDLTEKLAAAGVTCFELGAPLVTEDDTDFRQRAKEAAKRTYSQSVAVTKEVMNSVRMGASPNIKKIKRVVQTIVDQILNEETSLVGLTTIRDYDEYTFTHSVNVCIFSVALGRRLGLSKMQLYDLGLAALFHDIGKSRVPLSVLNKTDGLSDDDWRWLAAHPWLGVLALFHMRGQQELPYRAMVVAYEHHMKQDLTGYPKTIRPRAQSIFSRIVAVADGFDAATTRRAYQTVPMSPAAVLAGMRDNPRRGMDPVVVKGFINLLGVFPVGTLVVLDTFELAVVHAVNPNPSAISRPVVRIVSDDRGNVLFPGNLADLTEQKPDGTYLRTIIKTENPDRYGINVGDYFV, from the coding sequence ATGACGACGCCGCGGCACACGCCGGTTGGGGGGCTGGTGCGCTCCAGCGGTCGGACGCCGGCCGGCGGCGCGCGCGCCCAGGTGCCGCTCAGCGACCTCACGGGCGACACCTACATCCGGCGCGCCGGCCGACAGCTCATCGTGAGCATCTACGGCGCGATGCGCGTGATTCGGCTGTATCCGCCCGAGAACGAGGCGGTGCGGAACGCGCTGAGCGACCTGGCGCAGTCAGCGCAGGACCTGCTCGAGCGCGAGCACGAAGTCGAGCTACGCGCCTCGAACGAGTTCATCTTCGTGAACTCGACGCGCTTGCGTCTCGACCTCGACAACTACGCCAGCTTCTCGCAGATCCTGTCGGTGCTGCGCGCCGTCGGTGTGGGGTCGGTACGCCTCAGCGACACGGCGCAGGCGCGCGACTGGCTCGTCTTCCTGTCGCTCTTGCTGAGCCAGAGCAAGGCCGGCGATGACGTCACCGCCTTCGACCTCACCGAGAAGTTGGCGGCCGCCGGGGTGACGTGCTTCGAACTCGGCGCCCCGCTCGTCACCGAGGACGACACCGACTTTCGCCAGCGCGCCAAGGAAGCGGCCAAGCGGACCTACTCGCAGTCGGTGGCCGTGACCAAGGAAGTGATGAACTCGGTGCGCATGGGGGCGTCACCGAACATCAAGAAGATCAAGCGCGTGGTGCAGACCATCGTCGACCAGATCCTCAACGAGGAGACGTCGCTGGTGGGGCTCACCACCATCCGCGACTACGACGAGTACACGTTCACGCACTCGGTGAACGTCTGCATCTTCTCGGTGGCGCTGGGCCGACGACTGGGGCTGAGCAAGATGCAGCTCTACGACCTGGGGCTGGCGGCGCTGTTCCACGACATCGGCAAGTCGCGCGTCCCGCTCTCGGTGCTGAACAAGACCGACGGGCTCTCCGACGACGACTGGCGCTGGCTGGCGGCGCACCCGTGGCTCGGGGTGCTGGCGCTGTTCCACATGCGCGGGCAACAGGAGTTGCCCTATCGCGCGATGGTGGTGGCGTACGAGCATCACATGAAGCAGGACCTGACGGGATACCCCAAGACGATCCGGCCGCGCGCGCAGAGCATCTTCAGCCGCATCGTGGCGGTCGCCGACGGCTTCGACGCCGCCACCACGCGGCGCGCCTACCAGACGGTCCCGATGTCGCCGGCGGCGGTGCTGGCCGGGATGCGCGACAACCCGCGCCGCGGGATGGACCCGGTGGTGGTGAAGGGGTTCATCAACTTGTTAGGCGTCTTCCCGGTGGGGACGCTCGTCGTGCTCGACACCTTCGAGCTCGCCGTCGTGCACGCCGTGAATCCCAACCCGTCGGCGATCTCGCGCCCGGTCGTACGCATCGTGAGCGACGATCGCGGCAACGTCCTCTTCCCGGGGAACCTGGCCGACCTGACCGAGCAGAAGCCCGACGGGACGTACCTCCGCACCATCATCAAGACCGAGAATCCGGATCGCTACGGCATCAATGTCGGTGACTACTTCGTCTGA
- a CDS encoding tryptophan synthase subunit alpha has product MSVTTSSDALSLRFASLAREGRRALVTYMTAGHPDPAQSVALMRALEAGGADIIEVGVPFSDPMADGPVIQRSSQVALEHGTGLTQVLDLVREAGLSVPVVLFSYLNPIMAAGQDVLERAAQAGVHGLLLTDLPVGADPVREAWVGAGPLAFVRLVAPTTPADRMREIAHHGRGFVYLISRLGVTGMQHDVASDLPETIARLRGATDLPICVGFGVSTGAQAQAIGRLADGIVVGSAIVKAAEAGVDAAHALTVELRRALDSI; this is encoded by the coding sequence ATGTCGGTGACTACTTCGTCTGACGCGCTGTCCCTTCGTTTCGCTTCGCTGGCCCGCGAGGGACGGCGGGCGCTCGTGACGTACATGACGGCGGGGCACCCCGATCCGGCGCAATCGGTCGCGCTCATGCGCGCGCTCGAGGCCGGCGGCGCCGACATCATCGAGGTCGGGGTCCCGTTCTCCGATCCGATGGCCGATGGACCGGTGATCCAGCGCAGCTCCCAGGTCGCGCTCGAGCACGGCACCGGGCTTACCCAGGTCTTGGACCTCGTGCGCGAGGCCGGGCTCTCCGTCCCGGTCGTCCTGTTCAGCTACCTCAACCCGATCATGGCGGCGGGGCAGGACGTGCTCGAGCGCGCCGCGCAGGCGGGCGTGCACGGGTTGCTGCTGACGGATCTCCCGGTGGGGGCCGACCCGGTGCGCGAGGCGTGGGTCGGTGCGGGACCGCTCGCCTTCGTGCGACTTGTCGCGCCGACGACGCCGGCTGACCGCATGCGCGAGATCGCCCACCACGGACGCGGCTTCGTGTACCTCATTTCGCGGTTAGGGGTGACCGGGATGCAACACGACGTCGCCAGCGACCTCCCGGAGACCATCGCCCGCCTGCGCGGGGCCACCGACCTCCCGATCTGCGTCGGCTTCGGCGTCTCGACCGGCGCGCAGGCGCAGGCCATCGGGCGCCTGGCCGATGGCATCGTCGTCGGGAGCGCGATCGTGAAGGCGGCCGAAGCGGGGGTGGACGCGGCGCACGCCCTTACCGTCGAATTGCGCCGGGCACTCGACTCCATCTGA
- a CDS encoding GAF domain-containing protein: protein MRLRVDLITRGVAVAGTASVAALVVVDPRWAAHPIGLAIAFIATILLRARPIALTKYSTLTGLPVSAMAGALILGASGAAMAVFAGVLVADWLLQRKALAWAWVNAGRESLALVAACGAYAAAAAVLNVQLTGTLSAEGVPAMSTLVFAYFIASRALQYFSLLVRDKLLPDERSLILRYEVIAFGASSAAVLLVVLTVTNVGLAGWVVVTVALGFGALLFQRIIEEAIAAEELNKIHQMELVVASDASLADAFQRIAGLANRLVDWRDFRIHRLQEGEPRLLFTGRDGLIEPPIVPPDEGRQLRDEALVTGRPVVVVDALTDPRLAGARDTVRSAVVVPLRFGERTVGLLELEHHKRGTYGAKQLGVVQRFASQLATTIHIQDLRRPLAESVSRLERQVETMSESAHQLRSGAETVARLAAEISRSVAEASDQAARGHDAAAEVHATTSSIARDAREAASASDRAVQIATEHRGTIGTAIERLVSAKGFVGESGMIMGDLGDETRRVTSFIGVIKDLAEQTNLLALNAAIEAARAGEEGRGFAVVAEEIRKLAEQSGKASEEASVLVATLAGQMERATRQMDRGRSMVADVEGLSESARDAMAQVVDSSRSAATWAKRIAEVSRAQEDAVGGVRDRIARIAEISGRNREGAAQVAGTAESQARSVHEVEESTRELRELATYLADLARRLTRLTQG from the coding sequence GTGCGACTGCGCGTCGACCTGATCACGCGCGGCGTCGCCGTCGCTGGCACGGCGTCGGTCGCCGCGCTCGTCGTGGTCGATCCCCGGTGGGCGGCGCACCCGATCGGATTGGCGATCGCCTTCATCGCCACGATCCTGCTGCGCGCCCGACCGATCGCGCTGACGAAGTACTCCACGCTCACCGGGTTGCCGGTGTCGGCGATGGCCGGGGCGCTGATCCTCGGCGCCAGCGGGGCGGCGATGGCCGTCTTTGCGGGAGTGCTGGTCGCCGACTGGCTGCTGCAGCGCAAGGCGCTGGCGTGGGCCTGGGTCAACGCCGGGCGCGAGTCGCTCGCGCTGGTGGCCGCGTGCGGCGCCTACGCCGCCGCCGCGGCGGTGCTCAATGTGCAGCTGACGGGGACGCTCTCGGCCGAGGGGGTCCCGGCGATGTCGACGCTCGTCTTCGCCTACTTCATCGCCTCGCGGGCGCTGCAGTACTTCTCGCTCCTCGTCCGCGACAAGCTCCTCCCCGACGAACGGTCGCTGATCCTCCGCTACGAGGTCATTGCGTTCGGCGCCTCCTCCGCCGCGGTGCTCCTGGTCGTGCTCACCGTGACCAACGTCGGCCTGGCCGGATGGGTGGTGGTCACGGTGGCGTTAGGCTTCGGGGCGCTCCTCTTCCAGCGCATCATCGAGGAGGCGATCGCCGCCGAGGAGCTGAACAAGATCCACCAGATGGAGCTGGTCGTGGCGAGCGACGCCTCGCTCGCCGATGCCTTCCAGCGCATCGCCGGACTGGCCAATCGCCTCGTCGACTGGCGTGACTTCCGGATCCATCGCCTGCAGGAGGGGGAGCCGCGCCTGCTCTTCACCGGGCGTGATGGGCTCATCGAACCGCCGATCGTCCCGCCAGACGAAGGGCGCCAGCTGCGCGACGAGGCGCTGGTCACCGGGCGTCCGGTGGTCGTCGTCGACGCGCTGACCGACCCTCGCCTCGCCGGCGCACGCGACACCGTGCGCAGCGCTGTCGTCGTTCCGCTGCGTTTCGGCGAACGCACGGTGGGGTTGCTGGAGCTGGAGCACCACAAGCGCGGAACCTACGGGGCCAAGCAGCTCGGCGTGGTGCAGCGCTTCGCCTCGCAGCTGGCGACGACGATCCACATCCAGGATCTGCGGCGCCCGCTCGCCGAGTCGGTGTCGCGACTCGAACGGCAGGTGGAGACGATGAGCGAGTCGGCGCACCAGCTGCGCAGCGGTGCCGAGACGGTCGCGCGACTGGCCGCTGAGATCTCGCGCTCGGTGGCCGAGGCGAGCGATCAGGCCGCACGAGGACACGATGCGGCGGCCGAGGTGCACGCGACGACGTCGTCCATCGCCCGCGACGCGCGCGAGGCGGCGTCGGCCAGCGATCGCGCGGTGCAGATCGCCACCGAGCATCGCGGCACGATCGGGACCGCGATCGAACGGCTGGTGAGCGCGAAGGGGTTCGTCGGTGAGAGCGGGATGATCATGGGCGATCTGGGCGACGAAACGCGCCGCGTGACGTCGTTCATCGGCGTGATCAAGGACCTGGCGGAGCAAACCAACCTCCTGGCGCTCAACGCCGCGATCGAAGCGGCACGGGCTGGCGAGGAGGGACGCGGCTTCGCGGTCGTGGCGGAAGAGATCCGCAAACTGGCCGAACAGAGCGGGAAAGCGTCGGAGGAGGCGTCGGTGCTGGTGGCCACGCTGGCCGGGCAGATGGAACGGGCCACGCGCCAGATGGATCGCGGGCGCTCAATGGTGGCCGACGTGGAAGGGCTCTCGGAGTCGGCGCGGGATGCGATGGCGCAGGTCGTCGACTCGTCGCGTTCGGCCGCGACCTGGGCCAAGCGCATCGCGGAGGTCTCGCGCGCGCAGGAAGACGCGGTGGGCGGCGTGCGCGACCGCATCGCCCGCATCGCCGAGATCTCGGGGCGCAACCGGGAGGGGGCGGCCCAGGTGGCGGGAACGGCCGAGTCGCAGGCGCGCTCGGTGCACGAAGTGGAAGAGTCGACGCGGGAGTTGCGCGAACTCGCCACCTATCTCGCCGACCTGGCCCGGCGCCTCACGCGACTCACGCAGGGCTGA
- a CDS encoding LytR C-terminal domain-containing protein translates to MKRGPVVLGGVALVAVAAGAWWMFARGPAGGEATRPVQGAPVQRLVPVETRIRVEVLNTTSTRGVARRVSLYLRDAGFDVVRYAGEGPARDSTLVLDRTGHPEWAQLVSKALGGAAIEARPDSSRYVDITVLVGRVVRTPPEAFYP, encoded by the coding sequence ATGAAGCGCGGCCCCGTGGTGCTGGGAGGGGTGGCCCTCGTGGCAGTGGCTGCCGGTGCCTGGTGGATGTTCGCGCGAGGACCCGCGGGCGGCGAGGCGACGCGCCCCGTGCAGGGGGCCCCGGTCCAGCGCCTCGTCCCGGTGGAGACGCGGATCCGCGTGGAAGTGCTCAACACGACCAGCACGCGCGGCGTGGCGCGACGCGTCTCGCTGTACCTGCGTGATGCGGGTTTCGACGTGGTCCGCTATGCGGGCGAGGGGCCGGCGCGCGACTCCACCCTCGTACTGGATCGCACCGGGCACCCCGAATGGGCGCAGCTCGTGAGCAAGGCGTTAGGCGGGGCCGCGATCGAGGCGCGCCCCGACAGCTCACGCTACGTCGACATCACCGTGCTGGTCGGCCGCGTGGTGCGCACGCCGCCGGAGGCGTTCTACCCGTAG
- the rlmN gene encoding 23S rRNA (adenine(2503)-C(2))-methyltransferase RlmN: MSHLVLDNAEGRINLLDLTPAQSADALAAFLAARGEPAYRLKQLVPVLWQAPVRSFQEVTTLPQALRTALDEAFVLPGLTLSTRQSSSDGTEKFLFTLTDGQSIETVAIPDGDRMTFCISSQAGCALQCAFCATGVMGFARNLAVHEIAGQVRELALLDPPIRPTNIVFMGMGEPLMNWEAVDKTLTILNAPDGFGIGARHITVSTVGVLPGIIALSQRPEQFRLAISIHAPSDALRRSLMPINVKYPLDDVVKAAADFDRRVTFEYVMLGGVNDAPQHADLLAALARRCGAFVNLIPLHPGGAGDFTPTTAAGIRAFAAQLKRHQVEVAIRKSRGKDIAAACGQLRVERLRRRAHHAADQHGDVDVA; this comes from the coding sequence ATGTCACACCTTGTCTTGGACAACGCGGAGGGGCGGATCAACCTCCTCGACCTCACCCCCGCGCAGTCCGCCGACGCCTTGGCCGCCTTCCTGGCCGCCCGCGGCGAGCCGGCGTATCGCCTCAAGCAGCTCGTCCCGGTGCTGTGGCAGGCCCCCGTTCGCTCGTTTCAGGAGGTCACCACCCTCCCACAGGCGCTGCGCACCGCGCTGGACGAGGCGTTCGTGCTTCCCGGCCTCACGCTGTCCACGCGCCAGTCGTCGAGCGATGGGACGGAGAAGTTTCTCTTCACGCTCACCGACGGGCAGTCGATCGAGACGGTCGCCATCCCCGACGGCGATCGCATGACCTTCTGCATCTCGTCGCAGGCCGGCTGCGCGCTGCAGTGCGCCTTCTGCGCGACCGGGGTGATGGGCTTTGCCCGCAACCTGGCGGTTCACGAGATCGCCGGGCAGGTGCGCGAACTGGCGCTCCTCGATCCCCCCATTCGCCCCACGAACATCGTCTTCATGGGGATGGGGGAGCCGCTGATGAACTGGGAGGCGGTCGACAAGACGCTCACCATCCTCAACGCCCCGGACGGGTTCGGGATCGGGGCGCGCCACATCACCGTCTCCACGGTTGGCGTCCTCCCCGGGATCATCGCCCTCTCGCAGCGCCCCGAGCAGTTCCGCCTCGCGATCTCCATCCACGCCCCGAGCGACGCGCTCCGCCGATCGCTCATGCCGATCAACGTGAAGTACCCGCTCGACGACGTGGTGAAGGCCGCCGCGGATTTCGACCGGCGCGTGACCTTCGAGTACGTGATGCTCGGCGGGGTCAACGACGCACCGCAGCACGCCGACCTGCTGGCGGCGCTGGCGCGGCGCTGCGGTGCCTTCGTCAACCTGATCCCGCTGCACCCGGGAGGGGCCGGCGACTTCACCCCCACCACCGCGGCCGGCATTCGGGCGTTTGCCGCACAGCTCAAGCGCCACCAGGTGGAGGTCGCCATTCGCAAGAGCCGCGGGAAGGACATCGCCGCGGCGTGCGGACAGCTACGGGTAGAACGCCTCCGGCGGCGTGCGCACCACGCGGCCGACCAGCACGGTGATGTCGACGTAGCGTGA
- a CDS encoding VanZ family protein, translating to MSDARRWAPSAVWGMVILIATSIPGSAIPEGPSIPGIDKVVHGLLYGVLGWVVGRALTEGRGRRSWQVWGRAVVVMTGLAAADEWHQQWIPGRGADALDWVADVAGVTLGASLSRAAQVRRETRS from the coding sequence ATGAGCGATGCCCGCCGCTGGGCGCCGAGCGCGGTCTGGGGGATGGTCATCCTCATCGCCACGTCGATCCCAGGCAGTGCGATTCCCGAGGGGCCGAGCATTCCCGGCATCGACAAGGTGGTGCACGGGCTGCTGTACGGCGTCTTGGGGTGGGTGGTGGGGCGCGCGTTGACCGAGGGGCGCGGTCGTCGGTCGTGGCAGGTGTGGGGGCGGGCGGTGGTAGTGATGACGGGTTTGGCGGCGGCAGACGAGTGGCATCAGCAGTGGATTCCCGGTCGCGGCGCCGATGCGCTGGACTGGGTGGCCGACGTGGCAGGGGTCACGCTCGGCGCCTCACTTTCGCGAGCGGCGCAGGTGCGCCGGGAGACCAGGTCGTGA